The following nucleotide sequence is from Megalops cyprinoides isolate fMegCyp1 chromosome 6, fMegCyp1.pri, whole genome shotgun sequence.
GCAAGCTGCTTCCTTAGACAGTGCTAGAAGACTGCTCTGACACAACTCAGCAGTTCCTCAGAGGTGCCTGGAGATGATCTGAGGTTTCCATAGATCATCCTGGGGAGGGATCCTCTTGAAAGAGGCCCCTTCATGCTGAAATCAGGGACGGGGAGGAAAATGTACAATGTGCAGAGACAATGgagaaaatatatgtaaatgaatatatggGTATGAATATGTATCAGAATTTCAGCCAACCCCAGGCCTGTTCCCTTTTTGGGTCACTGAGTAAGGGGGGCAAGGGGGTCACCTACACCATCCAGGTCTCCTTGTCAGCTGACTTTTCTCTTCTCACAGggatatttaaatatttcatacaaaaattTTCTCAGTAATCTTTCtttgacaaaaacacacatttgtgattCTCTGTGAGGCACATTTGGGCACTAACTCCCCAGGGCCTTCAAAACCAAGCTGTGTAAAAGCTGTTAAAGAGGTTTTGCAGCAGGGTTTCTTTTCCTAATATCACTGGCAACTCTGGCTGCAAGATTTTAACCTGGGACGCTGGATAAAGAACATTATTAAAGATACATTTGTGTTAAGTCAAATGATATAaagctagctaagtagctagctagctatctaaaaCTTCAGATATAccttactctccctctcttgagTAACTGGTTAGCTACTCAACAAATTCTGGCAAGCTATATAGTTTACTGTCTAATACCTGGCTAATTACAAACCTTTTATTgagtaaatatttcatgtttcatcatcactcatttatacagaaagccgtatatgtaaaaaaatctATCTATTCAAGACAAATAGCTAGATAAAATGCCTTGGTTTAATGCATCATTTTTAGATTCTTCAAGATATCTTTGAGATatgacaaaaaagtaaatgtcagCAAAAAGTTTTGAGACAAATCTGGGGGAATGATAAGAAATAGGAATTTGCATTGGTGCACCATTTCCCATTTCTTGCCCCACTGCTATTGATAATTTAGTGTATACAAATTTAAAGTGTACAAAGATCTGCCACATTGATGTAATATAATAGAATCCatatatccacacacagacataaatgtTGATAATATAGTTTTAAATGCTTGATCAAAACCTCAAGCCTTGTTATGATCAGATCtctatttttcacaaaaacaaaaaaaaatgtttctcattttgacGTAACATTACAAGAAAAGTATATTAGAGTTGTCAAGATGCCTCAGGCAATGAATGTCACTGAAACAGTAATATCGTAGCATTGTTATATCTATTAAAATCATATGACATTGCAACCAGTGCAGAAAGCAGATTATTACATTGACAGAGAACAATATTAGAGGATCTTTTCCATCACTAAAACGCCCACCCTGGCCAGCTTGGTGACCCAGCGGGATGTCTCTGTATCactgtgggtgtgtatgtgcttgaAGCCCAATTTGCGGTACAGGGGAATGGCAGCAGTTTGGGAAGTGGTGGTTTCCAGGAGGACCCTGGAGAATCCACGCTCCTGGCAGAATTCGacagctgtttgtgtgagtCGGGACCCCACCCCAGCCCGGCGACAGGAGGGTGATACCACCATGCGGACCACATCCCCGTATCCCTGGCCTCCTCTTGGGTCCTTGTCCTGGCCGAGCTTCCCACATGTCGCTCCCTCTTTCCCAGCATCTCCTCCATCCCTTTTTCCTACAACTCCCACCATCCCGATGACCCCTGACCTGCCGTTGACCTCTGCCACCGCAACCCAGAAGCAGCTGTCCGAGTCGCTTAGGTAGTGTTCTTGGATGTGGCCGATGTCTCTCTGCAGCCGGTACCTGACGTAGCTGTCGTAGACCTTATGGCAAGAGAAGTACACCAGGGTGACCCAAGCTCCTCCTGCCAGCAGGGCCAAAAAATAGGAGCCCCCACCCAAGACATATCCAGCCAGGCAGATACTGAGGGTCACACAGATATACTGTGGGTGGCTCATGGCTCTGCGGAATGCAGGGTAAATGTGCTCCAGAATTGTCTCCCGATACAGAGAGTTGATAGCCTCCTGGTCTGAGGGCTGGTAACATCTGATCACgtactgcactgagagagggggtggaAGGTGGTCATCTTACAAAGGCTTACTTCACAGAAAAAGTCACATTGAAACGTACCCAATGTGTGAgtttgcaattaaaaaaaagcactctacactatGTTAGCATataactttgtatcttactgacctcttgtaatactttgcaATAACCATTCTTTACCTagtgatgcatttatttggaagtcgctctgggtaagagcgtctgctaaatgaagtaatgtaatgcatttataatattcatgaaaatgcaatatCTGTGAACTTCAAGTTGCACTTGAAATATTGTTGAAAAATTCACTCTGCGCTGTGCAACTAGAtaccttgtttttctgttttaaatattaacttATTAACAATCGGCCCTTCAAACATGATGTAGGTGTAATGTACCAGAATCACCTTTGTCCAGCATGAACTGACTTATGTTAGCAGTTGGCCTGTTTTATCAGAAAATTTTGAAGAGGATTTCTTTGGTTTGTCCCAAAGTATTTGATCATTGATTATTTTACATACTATGTATTAtttgatagttttgatttgaGGGTAGATCTGTCTTTTAAACATGAAGCCTTTTTCCAGTGTTAATAATATTGAATAATGATCACACcgacataaaaaaaataacatcacagaGTAGATGTTTAATTTAAGACTGAGCAGCAGATTCCAACATACTTTTTATGTGTTTGCGGTTCACATGGAAGAGCTAGATAGCTGACACTAAAAGAGAAGAGAGTGCCTCACTTACTGTTTGTGTAGCCTTTATTTTCCTCCTTCCCAGTTCCCTCGCGAATCCTCTcccctgtgttctctctcttcctctgtccacTCTCCGAAGGATTTACGCAACAGTAAATGATTTATACCCATCTGAAAAAAGTGTATCACAAAGATCGCACTCCTCTTCAAACTTACCATGTGTTAATGATTGCATGGCTTTGTCTAGAATCAGCTTTCAGTTGTTCAGACATTGTCAATTACAATTTAATAGCCTTCTTGAACGACAATCTTTATTAATGCATGATAGGATAAAATACAGTGTATTCACTGATAGGGAAATATACAaagcgctgtttttttttttttttgcaataacccacacacccaaccTGAAGAAATCATTGGTCATTTAGgcaaatgtgattttaaatacACAGTTTATGCCTAAAGGTTGCATTGTTGTATCTGGACATAGCGCTTTTCTTATAAATACTAAATAACAtactaataaataatataagtATTTTATCAAGTATTCTTCATGTATTATATGGTATTATATGAAATACTTCATAGACATTACATTAGTACATGTTTTTACTATTTCTTTATATGATACATCTCTCTTCCACTGCTTCCCAGTGGGAGAACTCTTGCTCTATTATTCTCACAAAGTCAACCAGTCTGTTGTATCAATCTCAGTGCTGCCGtgtgacaaataaaacagtttacTTTTATCATTTGCAATGCATGGAgctaatgctgtttaaaaataaactgaatattaAAGTTCTCATTATAGTTACCAAGAAGAAAGTATGGTGTGTAGGCCAGGTTATTGCATTTGTTCAATCATGTTTGTTTAGTTTTCACACATATGGATTTTGGCTTGTGGTTTTAGGTTTAACCTCAGATGGGATAAGAGTAGTCATTCTCCTGTAGTCGCCACACAGCGACACCCTGGGAACACTGATACTAACCGCATTGTATCGGTTACAATCCAAGTGACACAACATCTTAACTATCACTCCCAGAAATAATGTCATAACAATGCCTACTGAGGGATGTTATGGCTTCTGATAGGACAACTGTAAGGCTACTCAGCCCAAGTTGGCCTTTATTTGTCCTGTTCTATTACCCCCTTCTTTATCTGTTTCGAACACAGATCAAAACGGGTATTACTGCCGCTGTGAGGGAGACGCCTCTTTCTCCACGGCGGAACGAGACGCTTGTGACCGACTCTGCACATATCTGACTGTTATCACTCCGTGGCACAAGGTCCCTTTGGACAATGATACACAAGCCGGGAAGGGTGCGATACACAGATGGCGTCTGACAATACTGTGCATTATCTCCAAACCGACAGTCTGATTTAAGACCGCAGCCAAACAGTGCTTTCAAGCTTTCAACGGGCCGCGAAGTGTAAAATTGCTTTCAAACTAAACGGGCCTGTCTGAAAACGTGCAAAGGAGACATGAAGATCAAATGTGGGTTAGCACACTATATGTACTGTGGGACAGAACAGGAAACGCAAATTGTGAATTGCACCAAGAGAGGTTTTCTCAGTCCTTATGCTGAGTGGGTGTGGCAGGGGTGTGGATTGTTTGGGGACATTCACAACTTGGAGAGCAGATGTGTTGAGGTAGTCCTAAAAAATATGCCAGGGAAGTGTGTTTAAGGCAAACACAGAAGTAGCAATAATACAAGATGGTTTGTGAAGAAGAAATAcgagaagaaaaatgaattactAAATATGTAGGGGAGGCATCCAGATACCTCAATAtctgtgaaacacagaaacaatattATATTCATTGTATGatctgtacacatcttgcccttgtgtctgttgtttgcccactatatgcacttttgtatgttgctttggataaaagcatctgctaaatgaataaatgtaaatgtaaatatgcaaatacagcATAGCAAAATTATAATCATTTTCTAcaattgctttgcttttaacattttatttctaactatgaaaaaatgcatttcagtataCAGGCACTTACCAAACAGAGCACacccacaacacaaaaaaagatcaGTAATCAAGCGTCTTTTGTGTTATCAGATCATCAGTTTCCAAATCTCTCTGTGTTCAATCACCTAAATTCAGCCATGCAAAAATGTGATCCAGGCAAGCTAAATattagggcagtgtttctcaatcctactcctggagcccccctgtcctgcatatcttcagtctatccttgctccaaacatacctgaaatgattaacatgctcttgattaaatcaggtgtgctcagctaatcaaaagtgccactgatgagttcggtgaggtaggtagagcagggaaagatggaaaacgtgcggagcatgggggccccaggagcaggattgagaatcagtgcattAGGGGATTGGTACAGAGGCATGGCCTGGCAGTTGAAGTGAACCTGCAATGCCAtttgaaatcaatgcattaTACCGATTTGTGGACCTAGTTTTACAAACCCTTTCAACATAAGGGTACAAAACACTTTAAGAGATCAGAGGAATGCACCCCCTTTTTTGAGGGGCTTGGGAGATCTGTAGTTTACTCACAGCAGGTCAGGAAACCCACTGTCCATGACTCTTTTCCTAAACTGATGCCGTGAGGGTGTGAAGTACACACAACATAATAGTTAAATTTATGTGTGAGTTCATTCTATGTTCAGGGTGGTTTGTGATGCAACATGCAGACTTGACTTGAATGAAATAATCTGAGACTCAGTACATCTTGGCTTGAGACTTGActtcatgtaaaaaattgttAATGCAGTATTTCCTTGACTTTGAACCATTTTTATTTCGATACTCAGCATTTGGTTCACTTCTATGTGTGCGCCATTCCCTCTGCAATCTTTGCTGGTCTGTATTGAGGAAAACTATATTGGTTCAACTGACATAGCCACATGGATTGAAGTCCTGTGCAGCAGTTATACTCCGTCTTGCTTTGTCCATGTTTTTGAACCATTATGGGAAGCGACTGTATtaaagtaagtaagtaaataattaaatctaAAGGAAGActcaattcatattttttctacTCTCCTGCAGATAAATGGAAGCACTTTAGAATTCTAATGTTTGATGGCCAGCAGATTGAAAATGTATTCCCTCTATAAGTACTTAGGCATTTTGTTGgattaaaaaaattgaattttaaacagATTCATAAATTGTCCAAGAAGCTGAAACTGTAAATGGGTTTTTTAATATATcatgtttttcagtgtcagtgagGGAAGGTCTTGTGCCAAGACCACTCACCTGTCACCACAAGCTGAAAACATTGGCCTATTTTTGTGTACAAAGCTATTATTGAGTTACTTCCTTTATGTCTTGGTTCTTTTCTGAACAAATTATCTCAGAATTTTGGTCTGCGTTCatagacattatttttttattatttattattaaaatcgTGTCACTAAAAATGCAGTATTTGGGCCTATCCAGCATCTTGGTTGCAGCAGCAGCCCGCATAAGCTCTTATAACCTGTGCAGGGTGACAATGACAGAAGATGTTGAAAAATGATTAACACGCTAGATAGCTAGTGCCAATAAATGTTGAAACTTTGGCTTGAACTTTGTGCTCGACATCACTCTAGATCAGAATGTATGCTGGATGTCACAAAAggtaaatgtactgtaacattCAGTGTACTCACATCTTGTACGtggctctgaataagagcatctgctaaaagacaaaaCATAATGAGGTTCGaccaattaaaaaataacaaagaaataacAGTATTACCAACATCATTCTGTGGATCAAAAGGTCACAATTACATGAACCAAAATGGCTCCATCATTTTTCCAAGCATCACCTTATTCAATATTATGCCAAACGGATATGATGGATTGTGTCTTTTCCCTGAGCTCCTGAAATATATCTGGGAGTGTCTAGTGCAATAACTCAGGGACCGTAGATGATTGGATTAAATTTTCCCTGCTGGGCAAGACCCCTGTCACATGTTTAAATCCGTAAGCACAGCTTATGAACTGCATAACAATGTAAGGTCAAGTACCTCTAAAAATCATCATAAGAATGCTGGAGAATATGAGCTCCAGAAGGCTGATGCTCCTCCACATTACCAACCTGTGTCATATATACCATCTTTTCTCTCCCAGCATTTATATCAGAGCATTGGGGTGGACGATCAACTCCTCTATTATGGGGCTTTTCTTTAATAGCAACACAGTTCTTCATGTATTGCATTTTCCCTCCTCTTCAATAAAGGCCAACTAATGGCTGAGGGATAAGAACTGTAGAAAAAAAGGGTttcttatttcagtttcttattgAAAGTGAATGGCTTCTAATTTCATGGCATACAGCATACATTTCATACCATATACgatatttgtcatttgtcaata
It contains:
- the nat8l2 gene encoding N-acetyltransferase 8-like 2, with amino-acid sequence MQSLTHVQYVIRCYQPSDQEAINSLYRETILEHIYPAFRRAMSHPQYICVTLSICLAGYVLGGGSYFLALLAGGAWVTLVYFSCHKVYDSYVRYRLQRDIGHIQEHYLSDSDSCFWVAVAEVNGRSGVIGMVGLGQDKDPRGGQGYGDVVRMVVSPSCRRAGVGSRLTQTAVEFCQERGFSRVLLETTTSQTAAIPLYRKLGFKHIHTHSDTETSRWVTKLARVGVLVMEKIL